The Phlebotomus papatasi isolate M1 chromosome 3, Ppap_2.1, whole genome shotgun sequence genomic sequence tgtctgcaaggttccaagcaacagtcCTTATAAGAGAgtgacaaaaatattcaatttttattaaaaatattacatttcaaacttgagactttgtcgcttgcatgcaactatgccgaaatttgacacacttactcTAACTATGACAAactttgaaatataaaaatacaacatttaaagTATAAATTGTTTTGATGATTCTTACCTGTTCTAAGGACAATTTCCTGTCCCATCAGGCGCAACGATATCACAGTGTCTCCCTCCAGCTGTACCGAGAGAATGCCAAGAGCCCGCAATGCAGTACTCCCTTCCGCCGCCAACTGTCTCAATCTCACGGCAGCTTCCTTTGGAATGGAAAGAGTTACTCTGACACTGTTCCATGGTTCCACCTGTGAAAGAAAGGACACAAAAAAAGAAACGAGTTAATATGTTCATAGTTTTGTATCCAGCTTTAATCAGACCTTGTTCACTTTCAACTTCTTAGATTTTGGTTGTTCAAGAAGGGCTTTCAGCCTCGCCAATAACACACGGAATTTCTTGGGAAACTCGGGATCCCGTACATCCCCTTCGCAGATAACAACTGCCGTCAAAGTGCCGTCACTATCCGCTGCCattctataataataataataataaaacaccAAAAGGTGCAAATTATAATTTGGTAAAATATTtatgggaaagcgcgctaccttccgactattcaagcttcgaacaattcagttttttttctatgttcttaggGCTCTTAAGGGATTTGATCCATGTATCTTTTCGGAAAATTTGAGAACTTGGACTATTTATTAAGATAAAATgggtgaaatttataaaaatcatattgaaaaaaaagtatttcgaagcttgagtcgtccgaaggtagcgtgctttttTCTCCTAGTcattttttcttcagtttttccATAATGATCACATGTACATAGGTACTAAACcagtttttagtatttatttatttattcgaaatattttaggtcgtaactatttttttttagataatagtAATCATATTATTATAACCATATTAtaattaataacaataaaagAGGAAAGAAGCATTCTTTAAGTTGAGGAGCGCAATCAAAACAAGACACCTTTATTAGTGAATTTGACTAATTATTTACACGTGACATGAAATAtaagtgttattttaaatttaatccaCATGAAGTATGTAGTCTTTAGTAAGCTTTCAGTAGATTAGAATTTTCTAATTCATCGGAGTCAttatttgggctatttttgtttctATTGTCCCaacgtaaaaaatattttttagatacgtTGGATTATCCAAAAGCTTAGATGTAAGATGcttcattgattttgttcatCGGTTTTATTTGGGGATCTTAGTGACGCAATAGGGCAAGACcggcaagaccgttggttcttgTGCCGATAGATTCTAGGCTTGACTTTATAGTTGTGAGATCGAGTCCTGCCCGATGTgtagaaaaaagacattttcactgtgatataacataataaaaatgtaCCACCTCTGCCCACAACCTCCGGAAGTATGAAAGAAGCATACACATTGCGAGGAAGGCGCTTCTTCTTCAACAGATTTTTTCAACACAGGAATTTACGACAACATAATTGAATTGTTAAATATATACCGAtatgattgaaaataataatctgcttcatttttattgttgattttcggtcagtgaagagcgtctcgtccttaaaaagTTGTTTCAAAATAAATGTTGAAACCAAAAATTTTAAGATACTGATTGAAGAATATGTATAgaacaaatttttgaaattctcatgaaaaatatattctacTGAGTTTTTGACAGCCTAATCAATTGCCCGAAAAATTATGAAGTGTTAAAATAGTCTCTAATCATTTGTCAAATTTCGTGCCTATAGCTTAAGCCGTGTAGAACTTTCTTTACTTTctactgctcaaactccacaAAGAGATtagtataatccctcgattttgagttatatttcAACTGCTTATCCTCTAAGTTCAAGATTTTTGACATCATGCTGGCCATTTGACATCACGCcaagaagccaaacggttaaagattgagacttgggaccttcagaggACTGctccataagttgaccctggccTGGGACTATTAACGTGACACTTATTTACATCCTATCCATTCCCACCAAAATGGTGTTTCTGTGGGATTGCacaaaaacgcgtcgtgcgagttttttttcattttgtgttatgttttaaagattacctagacggacatttcatccatataagaaatttacgttttttgtgtttttaaattaaacgtaCATATTACCGAACGTACAcaattttaaagcaaataaaATTCAACATTCATGAAATTCAGCTTTCAGAACAAACGTCATGATGgagaaaagaaaataacaaaaaataaaatgtcgcaaaaatgaaaattttacgtGTTCTTATATGTGGaagatttttctaataatagattttatgcaaaatgaattatgattatTGTTCTTAAATAGTTTTTGATATATAactttttagatatatttttttaattttgtttactctgtattttttcaattatatcttaataaaagactaaaaaaaaaacatttcttttgttatttaataataacaaacttatttgagattatttgttttttttatttaattaataccCACAATATGATAGttattctactttttttttattcatttttttatgcccagcgcacaatgtttttttttgtaaacatattttcaaaatttcctatgagagtaagCGAGATAACTATATCTAAATTTGATTTACACtcactaaaatgtcaaaaacatatttgcaaataaaaattattgtgggTTTAGCGTTATgtacaacgcacaataacttatatttgtaaaaaatgtttttgacatttcaatgagagtgagtgagatctagatctagtcatctcgctcattctcacgaaaaattttgaaaacatttttacacacaaaagttattatgcgctggTCAGCCCAacgcaaaataacttttgtttgtaaacatgttttcaaaaatttctataagagtgactgaaatctagatctagtcatctcactcactctaatagaaatgtttgaaaacatgtttactaaacaagggttattgtgcgctggacatattcccaacacacaataattaTTTTGTACATAGTCATTCGAGGAAAGATGGGACAGTGAGATGGATCACTTCGCCTACTGCCTACATTCTACATACGATCGACACCTCCTTTGGTTTATTCATGCTCTCTCTCTAACATTATAGAAAATCCTCTAGTTACAGCTttatacctttaaaattgtacgagaaaatagaaattgaattttttgaatgccTGAAAAATAGCCAATAATTCTTATTTCTCCACAAGAATACGTGTATTTCAAAGTGAGGGAGAGTTGGAACAAATGTTTGAGGGAAAATCGGGAGTTTTtagacaacatttttttttttgtttttctcgaaaattaaGGAATTATTCAGGTACGAATGACTTCCTATCTTTGCTCAAGACATTCCATTCAGAATTAATTTCGTTTTTATGTTACAGTTATGCCAAGAGAAGAAGACAATTTGTCCAGAGGAATTGGCGaagaaaacataacctaaaaaaacgAGTAGAGGTGGAAAACCAAACAATGAGTGTCCGAAAACCTCCGGCTTCAATCTAATATCTagtttaaataataaagaattaatttaagaaatttataaattgttgCTTTTTATCTATAAACTATTTATTATTCTTCTAATTgacacaataaaataaaatattttgctaaaatttgggGTGGTCCATCTCTTCCTCGCTTTTCTTTGAATACCTTGAAATACAACTTCTTTTCATACTAAGTTTTCGAGGTATATTTGTTATAATGTAAACTtatctaatattgatatcttgaACTTAGAGTTAGAGTCTgcaaatgataaaccagtgataTGCATTTTTATTTCCAATTCAAAGCATGTCCGgaatattaaatataaaaaaggtggtctatctctcctcgaatgactgcATGTTTGTGACATTTCAATCTAGtcgtctcgctcactctcatagggaatcttgaaaacatttacaaaacaaaacttattgtgctttgggcattataattatttatagaTCATAGATCATATTTTtctgttcaaaaaaaaaataaatatatgtatatctaaatttgtcaattttttattgtgttgatttttcattttgtttgtgTGAATAAAAGCTAAATATGAttaagatttaattttatttaagaagtATATAATAAACTAATGTTCAATACATTTCTTTAGAGACTTGCTCAACTTGTCCCAATAAGAAACAACTGTATGTTTAATAGATTGAAAATCTATTAAACATACAATGCAAAACCTTCACTAATTTTAATGTGTTGAAAATTCTATCGTCCCCAAAAAAGTATTCTTTTAGGctgttacggcgttatcacacttgcacattaaaattttaatgtgattcacattaattgtcgcttgtgagcgtccatatatgttatttgtgtttttgagtcacttaatatttggggtttttctatttattgataaagaagtggacttgacctacaaaaataagtttaaatttacctaaagcataaatatttttcacattaaaaaattaaagagaaaatcgcattaatttttcgcattaatgctataagtcaatttatatcaaattttgcgggccaagtctacctttttatcaacaaatacatcaaattttgaatataaaatgattcaaacacacaaattacacatttagactctcaccagcgacaattaatgtgaatcacattaaaattttaatgtgcaagtgtgataacgccgtaacagCCTAAAAGAATACTTTTTTGGGGACGATAGAATTTTCAACACATTAAAATTAGTGAAGGTAAGTATAAAAATGGAATGGATTACTTTACATGAGCGTAAACAGAAATAAATTCTGTTTTGAGGTACGAACTTTTAGCGTGACCCAATTGTTTCCATTAGCTTTTCCGTATTATTtgccttaattttaaaattctaacaaaattcaaaaaacccaaGGACCCACACAGTTTTATTTTCCTGatccaatttattttatttcaataaggACTAAACTCGCACTATGATCGGGAACGTGCAGAATAAATTCTTTCTGTTTGAATCAAATCAAGTAGATTTCACGATAGTTCTATTCTATAGGAAAAGCTATAATaggtaaattttaacttttaatgGTAAATAAATTTCTCTGTTAACCTAATGGAGGCTATGTAAACATGGGATGTAGGAATGGGACTTTGCTAAAGTAGGATACACCTATCCCAGGAAGCAAAACATTTTTATGTATTATTATAAAAGATTTTCGAATATGGACACAATGGCCATTAAAGTCCAAGTGCCGGTTCTTGCCATGACCCTTCCACTGAACCCTTACCCTTACCTTACCCAGGTTCGGGAATGCCTCAAAAACTCTCTGGAGGCCACTTTTTGCGGTGGTTTCGTCCCGTTGAGGGTGTTTGAACACCGTATCAAGTGAGTTTTTTTCACGGGGCAATTCCGTATGTAGCCCACAGAGCCATTTTCTGTTTTGCTCCACTACACGGAAATTTTTTGTTCATGGAAAAATCACGCGTAACCCACGAAAAAGGTCATTTTTCACCTCGAACAAGGCTGCAAATCTCCATAAAAGTCCAATTCTGCTGCTTTTCACGTCGGGTGTTTCACTTTTCCAGGTTTTTCATCGTAAAATCCCAGCAGTATGTGCGTTAAAAATGGATATTTTGTTTTGTCATGACGCAAAGAGCATCAGCAGGAGGATGAAGGGAAAGCAGCCATTTTGGAATACGGGGAGTGTGCCCGACGTATTTTATGTTTTACACCACATTCTGTACCACCTTCGGACATTGCACAATGATAAAAGGTGCCTCCACCATGCAAAGAATGCCCCCACAGTAACACTTTTAGCCCCGCCAACACGGAAAAATCACCCCAAAGTgcatttcaataaattcaatcaAAGCGACCACGAACGATCACTTACCCCATTTGCATGACACACTTAAACCACGAAAATATGCAATCGTACACTCAGAAACGGTGAATAACTAATATTTTGAGGATATTAGCTGACATATTTCTACTTGTCCATTGCTGAATTCACGATAAATCTTATAAAAAACCTTTTATTACGAATAATAACAACACTGCCAACTGCCGCCATTTGCATTTTTCACTGACAGAGACGAAAAAGCTCCACTCTCATACACCATTCAAAGCTCAATAACACAACATTCTACATGCGTTTAAGCAACACAATTGTAAAACTTTCCATCCCAATATGAAACTTTTTGAAAGCTCCACCACTCTTCCATATTGGTGTGAGTGGAGATAAAGAATTTGACATTTCGCTGTCTAGTGTCGAACTTTTACACGATCACAGATATTGCAACTCTTGTAACTTAGAAATATTAGACAATTCTAGAAATAAATGCAAATACTCTAACTTTGCtagatattatttatttgcACTTGTTTTagcttatttttaaaatcacatGTAATAttattatctatttatttattgcaattttgtaTTTGGAAATTGTTTGTTTAACCGGTAAACATAAGAATCTTTTTCTACACAACCGATgaaagatttatttttctaaatgaaTCCATTTCTcctggaaaaaaaaagagaaaatactcCGTAACTCCGTACTTGTTTGCTTTGCTGTTTGATTATTTCTGCATATCAAGAAAAAGCAAcgtaaaataaagttttatcATCAATAATAAAGCAGTGGGGATACATTTCCATCCGGAAAATTTATTACATAATCCTCAACAAATCACTAGACATTTTCATGGTTTTCAGCTCAATCATCGGCCTGTGCAGACTGAAAGAGTCCAGCCTTCCTCATTCGCTCAAATGCTGCCTCTGCATCATAATTTCTATgagtaaagaaataaaaaaaagggatAAATAAGAACAATAAATTCATAAGGTTATATCATCACAGCTGTACTTGTAAAATTCAGCATAATTTGCCTTCCTACGGTCATTGTAGAGGAGTTTTACAGCAACTACGGATACAGCGCTGAGGACTAGAGCCACAGTAAGATTTCGTTTGATGGTCGCATGATGAAGTCCTCTCAATTGGGGCTTATTTGGCTTAGCATCCGTGACTTCCGTGGCGACGGCGCGCTGTAAAACCCCATATGGAATCAAgtgattttttcataaatatttttaaacaactACTTACAACAATTTCTGTAATCCTCATTTTTCAGCTTTTTTCCACTGCTGATGATACCAAATTACGAAAAAAAACCCTTGGCCAACAGGAAAATATGGATTGATGAAAAAAGATGGCGACTGACAGTGACTTCTTTCTTGGAAGAGCTTTTCGCCGTCAGGGGTTGTCATAAAGTTTccagattaaaaataatcacattaaaaagaaatattttacctTACGAAGTACACAATTAGGTTAAAAGCTCTAACTTAATtattttggagtttttttttaatatgcacgataatttatttttatatatttatgacCTGAGCAATGGCATGCATGCATGCATATGCGTAGCTTTTTCATATCCCGCTTTCGCTTTcgccattttttttctaatgttgtCACCCTGAGTGTTATTGGAAAGCTCGTTGGAATTTTAATGGATATGGCTATGGAATTCTATTGCAAATCTGCAAGATATTTTTGTGATAATCAAAGTGTCAgtaaagaaatgtgtttttaaCGAGAAAAGTGCATTGATTGCCTATATCAGTTTTCCGAGTCATCTGAAACTAATCACATAGTCTTCTGATATTGCAAAGTGAAAATAATGAGGTAAAAAAATAACCGAATCATTAATTTTTGTCAGACTTCTGAAAAGATTTCCACATCTCTCAGATAATGTTTAACAGATCCTGTCGTGAAAGTACATGGAGTCCTCTGGCTACGCAGCAATTGCGTCTTAGAAGCCTTGTCCAGGTGACAGCTGGCCGGATCAATTGCTTAGAAGAGaccaaaatctatttcacaTTACATCTATCTGCAATGTCCGCCCCCTTTTATACCAGTGAAAAGGTGGAAAGTGGAGCTGATGCCAAATGGCAAGAGATTCACAGTCCCACGATAGTCAAGTCATCTGCCAGATCGGTATGTGTTCGCATCTGGCAGCATGATCTCAGTGAGAATCCCTCTGAAAGCGATAGAGTGGTAGTCTTCTGGGGTGTTTACTTTTCCGGATTGGTGCAGATTGAGGAGACGGCAAAAATAAGGGATAATAGTTTGGTATTTCACATGCATGGAGGATGCTTTACAGCTGCAGAAAGTGTTATGGAGTGTCCAGAGAGAGATAATAAATTTCTCACCATTGCGAATGGAGAGAGTCCCAGAACAAAGGTGAAAAAGTCACATGGCATGAAGTGTCGATTTCTTTTCCGGAAGGAGCTTGTAAGTAACGTAAGCGACAGCTACAATATCTTTAAGCTGCTGTCCTTACAGCAGAAGCAGcgtcaaattaaaaataagcgtGAGGCTTCAAAGGAGATCATAGACCGCATTTCGGTAAAGAGTCCTGTGTGCCTCAATCTGAGCCTTATTGGCAATACTGCCCTATTCCAGCCTCAGAGACGAAATATAGGCATGGGCAGGCAATTGACTCGACTGCTCAGCCAACAGCCTGAACGCCCAGATCCCGAAGTAATTTTACGGGCTCAGAAATTGCGCAAGAAAATAGAAATGGCCAAGTTCCGCGTGCGTCTTCTGGCCGCTGAACGAGATCGTGCCCGAACACACGTGAGACAGTTGGAAGAGCAGCTGGGACGAATGTGTGATACAAACATTGAGACTGAATCGTGGTTAATGGCCATGTATAGGAAATTGAGTCGTGAGAGAGACAATTTTCTGCAGTTGAAAGTAGCTGTGGCTGCCCACCATGATAACCTAGATACTGTCAGGACGCAACTTACCAAGCGACGACAGCATCTACTGAGGGAACTAAGTGATATTTACGAAGTGCGCCAGCATGATGGTGGTTTCTATACCATCAATGGTATTTCTCTTCCGGACTCAGAATCCTTCACAGAATCTATCCCTGCGATGTCCGTGAGTGTGGCATTGGGATATGCTGCCCATGCTGTGCAGATGTGTTCAGTAATCCTCAATATCCCTCTTAGGTGagttaatatatttaaaagtgCTTTTCTGCTgaaatgttctaaaaatttgTGTCATTGCAGAatatctagaaaaaaaattcttcatttttattttggaGTTTAATATCAGCCTATAATTATGCTGGTCAAACCTaccgatttaagccgagagatggcttaatgtaattataatcaaaatcagatcacattcccatcagtttgccactaagccgtctctctgcTTAAGCCGGaaatctgtctagggcataatcgATTAATCTGGGTTTATGAATTAAGTAAAACCTGCACAGGTGTAATTTCATAACGCTATACACTCAGTCtcaggattatgcacattttcgggaccgaaaaaaacgcgcgaaatggctttatgcatcgagaaaatttgcatacccgcaggcgatttcttttgaatgaatcggTCGTATAACGAATTTCGCGCGAagtaaaagtagtcataacACTGACATTCAACTGTTTagaagaaattcatcaacaaacagtactttttgatCAGAGTtcctcaataaattgttagattacttaaaaatttttaccttaattataagaaataaaagttttattttgaaaaataagcatagagtcttcaaatttcccgcgtaacaaaatagtatacattcaggcgtatttcaaaaatgttgtCATAAATTGAcccccaaaagtaggcaaacttgctTAATtgtatgtaggggagaccggggaggttgggacaggggtactgtgggacaaggcgattttttgattattttttttttaaataaacgggATTTGACCACTACTCAattgtaggcaatattaagatgtatcttgactaaaagaatggatatcctcagttttattgttttaattctatgaacactttcttaaaaattgataattttttttttgatttctcagtttttctctttgtattttatataagcgatatataatcaaaacttttttatgtcATTCGCTAGCagtataatctgggaacatatttttataaaagtttcagaaattatacgctcttgttttttacttagaGGTTTTAAATAGcaaaactacccgcggggatgtttgggacacctgaaaggggatgaatgggacgttgattttcggtggtgtgcaattgtttattgtcaaaatgaagtgtAATGCGcagtttctactgaaaatctccctcttgtgcaaagtttaccagttgagcagttgtctccaactacagagacaattaaaccatcaatgtttTGGGAACTAATAAATTCTTCTCCTGAAGATATTCGCCTTTGCCCAATgccgttaaaaattattttctggaaaatttctcgagcaatatcctctacaaatTTCACAAGTTTTCTACAAAAGGCAAGGTGAGagcttattcagagaaataaggaaaaacaaCTACCACgctgttgtcgtaaaatcaaacaggaatccgtcaatgagttcaaaactaagagtgtCCTAGAGAATTTACTCGCCTGAGAAATTTGAATGATGATAATTGTAATATTATgaataaaaaagtaaagaaagctAGGATggtaaataagaagaaaatacattaaatatctgattgacaaaaaatgactctactgtacaaataagattgatattgatttttaagtatgaaataaaagattaaatatatttatttctgttagaaatatttttaatatagcatttaaaattaattaatatgctccaataatgcaaattattcgaaaaaaaatgcgtcccaaacatccccttttgtgtCCCACACTGCCCtaaatcggggaggtttgggacaaagcgtcaaattaaatgttttatcttctccaagaaaattcagttgttttccaagttctatcgagtacatTTTATATAGTCAATATCCAGAAGTATTCTATAgatcgcataaaattgtaatatattatcgtgattttttggaatactgcattaaagtgaaaacataaaaaagtgtcccaaatttccccggtctcccctacataatctcgtcaggtgcataattccGGGACGGAGTGTACGGATTTCAGACCTAAAGTTTATCAATAAGTAACTTCTCCaacttctttttatttaattaggcaagacttttggaaaaaaatttagattAGTTTAGATTTAATCTTCTCAAATTGCTCATTACTTTTTCTCCTACTTTATTCATTGCTTCATTAATACTGTAATATTATTACTGCCTATGTGGCGTTTGAAGAGTATTTTCGACTTGAAGATGTGCCCATGAACAAATTCAGCATCAGTCATGAGCATCGTGTGGAGTTCTTGGAGAAGATTGAAGCGATGCCTCAGCCTTGCTTCAAGCATAATCACGTTGGCCTTGTGCTGTAGTAGTTAGTTGGCGCCCTTTTTTATGGCTCgaatcaagggggagatattatggtgaaaatgtgtacatcacttccaggcacttccacaatttgtatggaatagcccttcgcacttccaaaacttcgcaacactctcgaaaattctgaaatacttccagcacttcctgcacaTCATGCACTTTTTATACTTagtaatcaataatttatttaatctgataAGAAATGTAATTaagaaaaaccttaaaaaatatctaaagaaatttattgttatgcatattttttacattttcctcATGTTTCGAATTTCCAGcgacagatattcttgcatactttaaataatttaacattATCTTTGTTTTACGAAGggatatcaacatattttggattttcataagagaccagtgaagctacttttagaAAAGggagcttttaaaaaaaatgtattgttgtTTGTAACCATTGAAACTGTGttggaaagtctgtaagagaccaaaagtacgagtagaacaactaattcagcactttagaagtgtcttcactttttattaaacttgatTCTCTCCTTGGCTCTAAAATAcctaaaaattaatatatataCTTCGGAAAGGTTTTTAATGATTGCTAATTAACTTTTGCCACAGCTAGGTTAT encodes the following:
- the LOC129807598 gene encoding cytochrome c oxidase subunit 6C — translated: MRITEIVRAVATEVTDAKPNKPQLRGLHHATIKRNLTVALVLSAVSVVAVKLLYNDRRKANYAEFYKNYDAEAAFERMRKAGLFQSAQADD
- the LOC129807548 gene encoding UV radiation resistance-associated gene protein, with the protein product MFNRSCRESTWSPLATQQLRLRSLVQVTAGRINCLEETKIYFTLHLSAMSAPFYTSEKVESGADAKWQEIHSPTIVKSSARSVCVRIWQHDLSENPSESDRVVVFWGVYFSGLVQIEETAKIRDNSLVFHMHGGCFTAAESVMECPERDNKFLTIANGESPRTKVKKSHGMKCRFLFRKELVSNVSDSYNIFKLLSLQQKQRQIKNKREASKEIIDRISVKSPVCLNLSLIGNTALFQPQRRNIGMGRQLTRLLSQQPERPDPEVILRAQKLRKKIEMAKFRVRLLAAERDRARTHVRQLEEQLGRMCDTNIETESWLMAMYRKLSRERDNFLQLKVAVAAHHDNLDTVRTQLTKRRQHLLRELSDIYEVRQHDGGFYTINGISLPDSESFTESIPAMSVSVALGYAAHAVQMCSVILNIPLRNPMILDGSRTKIMDNIKVLADTDRVFPLYCRIMKPPEETQYAVFLLNQNIAQLQFQLGVTKRDLRATLANLMELTKNATLDVYSGKNSLEVATQNLSNYGSSVEINVPVSRNFSSNNYVPKGHRISRSMDNYRDDEVFRDFKNHFMSDPVLYRKGK